The following proteins come from a genomic window of Kitasatospora sp. NBC_01246:
- a CDS encoding FHA domain-containing protein, protein MPQLVIDINGQQRTLEPGRSYTIGRNPQSDFPFDDARVSWQHATISFNGAGWQLDDHGSTNGTYTAGARTQQAPLFPGAVVNLGNAENGPRLSFSAPAQAAAPAPAWHEAATSRSHVPPAQQQAPVQQPWAQQQPPAQQQQAYQPPVQQQWGGGQPPAFPQQQGFPQQAPQHGGFPQQPAPQHEAGGPQPTMIRNLTAGMNTVRIGRALDNDIVVSDLQVSRHHAELRQLPDGRYEIVDLGSHNGIFLNGRPVQRQLMGPQDRLTVGHSSFVLVGDQLQEFVDTGAVSFSARHLTVEVDFKGGKKVLLNDVSFGVPEKSLVAVIGPSGSGKSTLLRALTGYRPADRGDVLYDGRNLYKQFAELRSRIGLVPQSEILHKELTVRTGLKYAARLRFPGDTEAREREARIDEVLYELRLDKRADNRITALSGGQQKRVSVALELLTKPSLIFLDEPTSGLDPGMDREVMQMLRGLADDGRTILVVTHSVAELALCDRLLVMAPGGSVAYFGPPDEALHFFGYETWADVFQAFENYPDHDWAGRYRGSVHYQQYSADVDAGAVQSAQIVQEAVRPPKPQSWGSQLWTLIRRYASVLASDRGFLALSILLPAVLGAVSVLIPNDPGLAPNPKSQLGINSGAATIMLILAIGACFSGAANSVRELIKERAIYERERATGLSRSAYMMSKIIVLGFFSVVQGAIISAVGYLPRKLPEHGLIIKDLPIIEMSIGLILLSFASMMFGLMISALVKTAEKTMPLLVMFAIIQVVFTGCLFQIFSKPGLEQFAWLMPARWGVGMVATTLDLSKLLGPWNKDFKNPEYDAIWGHNVGQLVLDGGILIVMSIVIGVIVTRLQRRHEPEVMQKG, encoded by the coding sequence GTGCCGCAACTCGTCATTGATATCAACGGACAGCAGCGGACTCTGGAGCCGGGGCGGTCGTACACCATCGGGCGCAACCCGCAGTCGGACTTCCCGTTCGACGACGCCAGGGTCTCCTGGCAGCACGCCACCATCTCGTTCAACGGGGCCGGTTGGCAGCTCGACGACCACGGGAGCACCAACGGCACGTACACCGCCGGCGCCCGGACCCAGCAGGCCCCGCTCTTCCCCGGCGCGGTGGTCAACCTCGGCAACGCCGAGAACGGCCCCCGGCTGAGCTTCTCCGCGCCCGCCCAGGCCGCCGCGCCCGCCCCCGCCTGGCACGAGGCCGCCACCAGCCGCAGCCACGTCCCGCCCGCCCAGCAGCAGGCGCCCGTCCAGCAGCCGTGGGCCCAGCAGCAGCCGCCGGCGCAGCAGCAGCAGGCCTACCAGCCGCCGGTCCAGCAGCAGTGGGGCGGCGGGCAGCCGCCGGCCTTCCCGCAGCAGCAGGGCTTCCCCCAGCAGGCGCCCCAGCACGGCGGCTTCCCGCAGCAGCCGGCGCCGCAGCACGAGGCCGGCGGCCCGCAGCCGACGATGATCCGCAACCTGACGGCGGGGATGAACACCGTCCGGATCGGTCGCGCGCTCGACAACGACATCGTCGTCTCCGACCTCCAGGTGTCCCGCCACCACGCCGAGCTGCGCCAGCTGCCGGACGGCCGGTACGAGATCGTCGACCTGGGCAGCCACAACGGCATCTTTCTCAACGGCCGGCCCGTCCAGCGCCAGCTGATGGGGCCGCAGGACCGCCTGACGGTCGGCCACTCCAGCTTCGTCCTGGTCGGCGACCAGCTGCAGGAGTTCGTCGACACCGGCGCGGTCTCCTTCTCCGCCCGCCACCTGACCGTCGAGGTCGACTTCAAGGGCGGCAAGAAGGTCCTGCTCAACGACGTCAGCTTCGGCGTCCCGGAGAAGTCGCTGGTCGCCGTCATCGGCCCGTCCGGCTCCGGCAAGTCGACCCTGTTGCGCGCCCTCACCGGCTACCGCCCGGCCGACCGCGGCGACGTCCTCTACGACGGCCGCAACCTCTACAAGCAGTTCGCCGAACTGCGCTCGCGGATCGGCCTGGTGCCGCAGTCGGAGATCCTGCACAAGGAGCTGACCGTCCGCACCGGCCTCAAGTACGCGGCCCGGCTCCGGTTCCCCGGTGACACCGAGGCGCGCGAGCGCGAGGCGCGGATCGACGAGGTGCTCTACGAGCTGCGCCTGGACAAGCGCGCCGACAACCGGATCACCGCGCTCTCCGGCGGCCAGCAGAAGCGCGTCTCGGTCGCCCTTGAGCTGCTCACCAAGCCCTCGCTGATCTTCCTGGACGAGCCCACCTCCGGTCTCGACCCGGGCATGGACCGCGAGGTCATGCAGATGCTGCGCGGCCTCGCCGACGACGGCCGCACCATCCTGGTCGTGACCCACTCGGTGGCCGAACTCGCCCTCTGCGACCGGCTCCTGGTGATGGCTCCGGGCGGCTCGGTGGCCTACTTCGGGCCGCCGGACGAGGCGCTGCACTTCTTCGGGTACGAGACCTGGGCCGACGTCTTCCAGGCCTTCGAGAACTACCCGGACCACGACTGGGCCGGCCGCTACCGGGGGTCGGTGCACTACCAGCAGTACTCCGCCGACGTGGACGCCGGGGCCGTGCAGTCCGCCCAGATCGTCCAGGAGGCCGTCCGCCCGCCGAAGCCGCAGAGCTGGGGCTCGCAGCTGTGGACGCTGATCCGCCGCTACGCCTCGGTGCTCGCCTCCGACCGCGGGTTCCTGGCGCTGTCGATCCTGCTCCCGGCGGTGCTCGGCGCGGTCAGCGTGCTGATCCCGAACGATCCCGGGCTGGCGCCGAACCCGAAGTCGCAGCTCGGGATCAACAGCGGCGCCGCGACGATCATGCTGATCCTGGCGATCGGCGCCTGCTTCTCCGGAGCCGCCAACTCGGTCCGAGAGCTGATCAAGGAACGGGCGATCTACGAACGGGAACGGGCCACCGGCCTCTCCCGGTCGGCGTACATGATGTCCAAGATCATCGTGCTGGGCTTCTTCAGCGTGGTCCAGGGCGCGATCATCTCGGCCGTCGGCTACCTGCCGCGCAAGCTGCCCGAGCACGGTCTGATCATCAAGGACCTGCCGATCATCGAGATGAGCATCGGCCTGATCCTGCTGAGCTTCGCCTCGATGATGTTCGGCCTGATGATCTCCGCCCTGGTGAAGACCGCCGAGAAGACCATGCCGCTGCTGGTCATGTTCGCGATCATCCAGGTCGTCTTCACCGGCTGCCTCTTCCAGATCTTCAGCAAGCCGGGCCTGGAGCAGTTCGCCTGGCTGATGCCGGCCCGCTGGGGCGTCGGCATGGTCGCCACCACGCTCGACCTGTCCAAGCTGCTCGGGCCCTGGAACAAGGACTTCAAGAACCCCGAGTACGACGCGATCTGGGGCCACAACGTCGGCCAGCTGGTGCTGGACGGCGGCATCCTGATCGTGATGTCGATCGTCATCGGCGTCATCGTGACGCGCCTCCAGCGCCGCCACGAGCCCGAGGTCATGCAGAAGGGCTGA